In Tetrapisispora phaffii CBS 4417 chromosome 6, complete genome, a single genomic region encodes these proteins:
- the HRI1 gene encoding Hri1p (similar to Saccharomyces cerevisiae YLR301W; ancestral locus Anc_6.101), with protein MPSLLKRVLFQVGDAMNERTITYSSVSNDGHCISIRPFTKPTGEKEEKFPIEWAFACTNKDVKVTKLSETSMKQDFDFLLDTNRYLAGEHEKSGDIVETQWDTWESGLILEHGVVYPHGKDKEGVAFKELWQPLDCSIAEETILASSERNDVSRSIVLRTEKSEKWDGLIIVTGRYVQGILLDKTKSDVTGISILRLVETGAMDSFSPLVVQGENTHKFPKTYGKLELEDVIKLGGIGWEVIECHNQ; from the coding sequence atgccTAGTCTACTAAAGAGAGTTCTATTCCAAGTTGGCGATGCCATGAACGAAAGAACCATCACTTACTCATCGGTCTCAAATGATGGTCATTGTATTTCTATTAGACCATTCACCAAGCCAACAGGtgaaaaagaagagaaattTCCAATTGAATGGGCATTCGCTTGCACCAATAAAGATGTCAAAGTCACTAAACTATCTGAAACTAGTATGAAGCAAGATTTTGATTTCTTGCTGGATACCAATCGTTACTTAGCTGGTGAACATGAAAAGTCCGGTGATATCGTAGAAACTCAGTGGGATACTTGGGAATCTGGGTTGATCCTGGAACACGGTGTTGTTTATCCACATGGTAAGGACAAAGAAGGTGTTgcatttaaagaattatgGCAGCCACTTGACTGTTCCATTGCCGAAGAAACTATTCTAGCTTCTAGTGAACGTAACGATGTATCTAGATCAATTGTTCTAAGAACTGAAAAATCCGAAAAATGGGATGGTCTAATTATTGTTACTGGTAGATATGTTCAAGGTATTTTACTGGACAAGACTAAGAGTGACGTTACCGGTATAAGTATCTTAAGATTAGTCGAAACTGGTGCCATGGACTCATTTTCCCCACTTGTTGTCCAAGGTGAAAACACCCACAAATTCCCAAAAACTTACGGGAAATTAGAATTAGAAGATGTCATCAAATTAGGTGGTATCGGTTGGGAGGTCATTGAATGTCACAACCAATAG
- the TPHA0F02810 gene encoding cornichon family protein (similar to Saccharomyces cerevisiae ERV15 (YBR210W) and ERV14 (YGL054C); ancestral locus Anc_6.102), whose amino-acid sequence MHNLYVYIAATIINCLNILGQIHFTVLYGDLEADYLNPIDLCSRINKLVLPEALVQCFGTFLYLITGNFITFLINLPLSVFNIRKIMNKTNKLDATEIFRTLKKNKTETTLKLTFYVFLFFYYVFFLIKNIIDYAST is encoded by the coding sequence ATGCATAATCTATATGTTTACATTGCAGCAACCATCATTAACTGTCTCAATATTTTGGGACAAATTCATTTCACCGTCTTGTACGGCGACTTAGAAGCTGATTATCTCAATCCAATTGATTTATGTTCAAGAATCAATAAATTAGTATTACCTGAAGCATTAGTCCAATGTTTTGGgacatttttatatttgattactggtaattttattacatttttGATCAATCTGCCATTAAGTGTTTTTAACATAAGAAAAATCATGAATAAgacaaataaattagatgCTACTGAAATTTTCAGaactttaaagaaaaataagaCAGAAACGACGCTGAAATTAACCTTCTATGTGTTCTTATTCTTTTACTATGTGTTTTTCttaattaaaaacattattgACTATGCATCCACCTAG